One genomic region from Candidatus Nitrosopumilus koreensis AR1 encodes:
- a CDS encoding N-acetylneuraminate synthase family protein has translation MKSNSVFVIAEAGSNWRMGTPERDLKMAKTLIDIASKSGADAVKFQTYRSKTVYVPNAGTVDYLSKRGIKESITKIFDDLSMPYEMIPVLAKYCKSKKIEFMSTPFSIDDAKAIDPYVRRHKLASSEITHSRLIEFLAKTKKPLIISTGAANLTDIEWAINHFYSHGGKKLYLLQTTMKYPASLESLNLSAITHLKNKFNLPVGFSDHSEDPVIGPIVAVTLGAEIIEKHFTLNKHLPGPDNSFALEPNQLKNMIAAIHNAQKCFGKNKKLF, from the coding sequence ATGAAATCAAATTCTGTTTTTGTAATTGCTGAAGCTGGTTCTAACTGGAGAATGGGTACTCCGGAAAGAGATCTAAAAATGGCAAAAACCTTGATTGATATTGCATCTAAATCAGGTGCAGATGCAGTAAAATTTCAAACTTATCGATCAAAAACAGTTTATGTTCCAAATGCAGGAACAGTAGATTATCTTTCAAAACGAGGAATTAAAGAATCAATTACAAAAATTTTTGATGATTTATCTATGCCATATGAAATGATTCCTGTTTTAGCCAAGTATTGTAAATCTAAAAAAATCGAATTCATGTCTACACCATTTTCAATAGATGATGCAAAAGCAATTGATCCTTATGTACGTCGTCATAAACTTGCTTCATCTGAAATTACTCACAGTAGATTAATTGAATTTTTAGCTAAAACAAAAAAGCCATTAATTATTTCAACTGGAGCAGCTAATTTAACAGATATTGAATGGGCAATAAACCACTTTTATTCTCATGGAGGAAAAAAACTCTATTTGTTACAAACAACAATGAAATATCCCGCATCTTTGGAAAGCTTAAACCTTTCGGCAATTACTCATTTAAAAAATAAATTTAATTTGCCTGTAGGATTTTCTGATCATAGTGAAGACCCAGTAATTGGACCAATTGTTGCAGTAACTCTTGGTGCTGAAATTATTGAGAAACATTTCACATTAAATAAACACTTACCTGGCCCGGACAATTCTTTTGCACTAGAACCAAATCAATTAAAGAATATGATTGCTGCAATACATAATGCACAAAAATGTTTTGGAAAAAATAAAAAATTGTTTTAA
- a CDS encoding HAD family hydrolase, which yields MKKYEWIFIDFDGTLVDSLNSLYNVYLNFLKKFNIVGNKNEFTKLNGPTLTEIVSYFKKRYNINENESELLKTYEHEIELSYSQNVKPIPGREILLDFFRKNGYNVALVTSCSQKIILSYLNDHNWNSFFDVIIYGDLVTHSKPDPEIYNLALTKAKCDREKILVLEDSENGYISAKKAGLNCIVVHNKSQQEIFSLFQ from the coding sequence ATGAAAAAATATGAATGGATCTTTATTGATTTTGATGGAACATTAGTTGATAGTTTGAATTCATTGTATAATGTATACTTGAATTTTCTAAAAAAATTCAATATTGTTGGAAATAAAAATGAATTTACAAAGTTAAATGGTCCCACATTAACTGAAATTGTTTCATATTTTAAAAAACGATACAATATTAACGAAAACGAATCTGAGTTATTAAAAACATATGAACATGAAATAGAATTATCATATTCACAAAATGTAAAACCAATTCCAGGTAGAGAAATATTATTAGATTTTTTTAGAAAAAATGGATATAATGTGGCGTTAGTAACTTCATGTTCACAGAAAATTATTTTATCGTATTTGAATGATCATAATTGGAATTCCTTTTTTGATGTGATTATTTATGGAGATCTAGTAACCCATTCCAAACCTGACCCTGAGATATACAATTTAGCTTTAACAAAAGCAAAATGTGATCGAGAGAAAATTTTGGTATTAGAAGATTCAGAAAATGGGTATATCAGCGCAAAAAAGGCTGGATTAAATTGTATTGTTGTACATAATAAATCACAGCAAGAGATATTTTCTTTATTTCAATAA
- a CDS encoding formyltransferase family protein, whose amino-acid sequence MKLISSPKDLTLKNVKKINPTMIFFPDWSWIVPKTIIQNYPCVCFHESDLPKFRGGSPIQNQIINGIVKTKTTAFFMDEGLDTGNIIMKKDLSLKGSIQDIFQRMISNDYDMIIKIIKGKYKIKKQNGKPTVYKRRKPEDSELKHLNHSTQYLYNFIRMLEDPYPNAFIKLGTKKIIFKSVKQNKDKLEFRGVIE is encoded by the coding sequence ATGAAACTAATATCTTCCCCTAAAGATTTAACTTTAAAAAATGTAAAAAAAATCAATCCTACAATGATTTTTTTCCCTGATTGGTCTTGGATTGTACCAAAAACTATTATTCAAAATTATCCTTGTGTGTGTTTTCATGAGTCTGATTTACCAAAATTCAGAGGTGGTAGTCCGATTCAAAATCAAATTATTAATGGAATCGTTAAAACAAAAACCACCGCATTTTTCATGGATGAGGGATTAGATACTGGAAATATAATTATGAAAAAAGATTTATCATTAAAGGGTTCTATACAAGACATCTTCCAACGAATGATCTCAAATGATTATGATATGATTATAAAAATTATCAAAGGGAAATATAAAATTAAAAAACAAAATGGAAAACCAACAGTTTACAAAAGAAGAAAACCTGAAGATAGTGAATTAAAACATTTGAATCATTCTACTCAATATTTGTATAATTTTATCAGAATGCTTGAAGATCCATATCCTAATGCTTTCATAAAACTTGGTACAAAGAAAATTATCTTTAAATCTGTAAAACAAAATAAAGATAAGTTGGAATTTAGAGGTGTTATTGAATGA